Within Trichoderma atroviride chromosome 2, complete sequence, the genomic segment ACGGCTATTTATCCTCCGAACTGTATACCGACTCATGTCTCATTATGGAGAGGAAGCTAGGGTGATATCAACCGTTATAGTATTGGCAATACTAGTGGTAATTGCACCCATGTCTGACGCTACTTGCGGGTAGGGAAGAATGCCGATCGCCCTGTATATACCCATTATAGCCACAATGTGTTGGACATGACTGCCAACGCTACTATATTACTCCGTATTACCACAACTACTAACccataggtaggtacatatTTACAGTAGGGTATTGCCATTTCACCTTAAGCTACATGTCTTCTGGTCAGTGGCTACAGCCCATGCCAGCGGGGCGGCTGCGCATCCGATGCTGGGGCAGTGGGACTGACGCGGTTGATGCAGGATAAAGTATACAAGGATGGAGTCGGATGATTGCTTACATTGCACATAGGCCTAGGTTTTGCTGCATTAGGCACTACCTGAGAGCACAGTGCTTGATATCTGACGtgtctacatgtacctcCTTGCATGCTCAGGCATTCTCCAAGccaatggcgatggaagGGCAGGAATTCAGACATCAACCTCTTCCTTCGTAATTCTTCAGCCAATATTATCCAAATACTCTCAATATCATCTTGACGTTTGTGCATACGCCACCGGCTATTAACCAGTCCACTTGATGTGGGGATGCCGTCAAGACGCAGCCGCAGAGCCGCAGCCGGTGAACCTGTACAGTTGGCAAAGTGTCCTCTTCTAGACTCCGTACAACGTCCAATGCTCCGTATAAATTCCAACATCGGACGTCCCGCCCGCATTAGCAAGAGGATTATCTACCTCCCTATGTCAGGTAGTACACGCCACCGCGGGCAATAGCGCTCCATATCGACCCTTTAGCCTTTGCTCGCCCTGCAGATTGTCTCGTCCACAGCCTCTTGGCCAGCCGTAGCGCTAGCCGCTATTGGCGGCTGCGATGGCACTGCGAGGCTCTAGCACCAGGGGGCTTAGCGCTCGCCCTCCACTCACAGCTTGGCAAGGCCTACAGGAGGGGCAGCTGTTATGGAGTACAAGGCGCTGTATGCCGCTTGGCTGGCGGCGTCCATGTCACGTACCGACATGTATATGTATCCGGCAGACAAGAAGCGATGTGGCCTGTTTTGAGTCGGCAATGTCGTCTAGCTAGAGGCCCTGCGCAATCAGGAAAATCAGATAGTAATCATGCCCAAGCCCGACGCTTTAAAACTGACGGGTCAGAAAGCCATCAAACTCAGGTGGCTCGTACAGTGTTTTAGCGAGAGCAACCGCAGGTGAAACTTTTGGATTTGTCAGGTGGCGACCAGGTACCGTTCATAGATCGATGGCCAGAAAAATGTACCTCTGGGGGGGACAAGAAGGCTGGGAAGCGCTGTAGCGGCCTTCCCTCAGAGGGCGGCATTAGTGGACGCTGGGCCCAATTTTAGGCTGGAGAAGGGTGTGGTTCAAGGGACCGGCTGAACCCATCAGCATTACTGGTAGCCAGATCTGGCCAAAGGGACACTTGTTCAATTGAGCGTCTAAGTCATCCGTGCTGCCAACAGATTCTGCGACCTACAAAACCTCCTTCGtcgtccatcttcttgccacGGAATTCTTTTCCTGCAtcaccactttttttttcccttttttcccctagATACCCATCACAGTCCTTCACTATGCATCACAAGCGTCTTGCTTTTGGCCTGAtgggcgccatggccgccgtGGCCACTGCCGAGTCCGACGTCACCCAGCTGACCGGAGAGACCTTCAACGACTTCATCAAGGGCAATGATCTCGTCCTGGCAGAGTGTAAGTCTCTATCCATCTGCCTCTTGTTTTCCGCTGCTTGAACGCTTTGCCTCTACCCCGCCAGCCACCGGCAATGGACCCCGCTaacatcgtcatctccagTCTTCGCTCCCTGGTGCGGCCACTGCAAGGCTCTCGCCCCCGAGTATGAGGAAGCTGCTACTAcgctcaaggagaagaacatCAAGCTCGCCAAGATCGACTGTGTCGACGAGGCTGAGCTCTGCAAGGAGCACGGCATCGAGGGTTACCCCACCCTCAAGGTCTTCCGTGGCCTTGAGCAGGTCTCTCCTTACACTGGTCAGCGCAAGGCTGGTGGCATCACCTCATACATGGTGAAGCAGTCACTTCCCGCGGTCTCTGTCCTGACCAAGGACACCGTTGAGGACTTCAAGACCGCCGACAAGGTTGTCCTGGTCGCCTACATCGCTGCTGATGACAAGGCCTCCAACGAGACCTTCACCTCTGTTGCCGACGAGCTGCGTGACACCTACCTCTTCGGTGGCGTCaacgatgctgctgttgccgaggctgagggcgTCAAGTTCCCTTCCATTGTCCTCTACAAGTCCTTTGATGAGGGCAAGAACGTCTTCGCCGAGAAGTTCGACGCTGAGGCCATCAAGTCTTTCGCCTCCGTTGCCGCCACTCCCCTCGTTGGTGAGGTCGGCCCCGAGACCTACGCCGGCTACATGTCTGCCGGTATCCCTTTGGCT encodes:
- a CDS encoding uncharacterized protein (SECRETED:SignalP(1-20)), which translates into the protein MHHKRLAFGLMGAMAAVATAESDVTQLTGETFNDFIKGNDLVLAEFFAPWCGHCKALAPEYEEAATTLKEKNIKLAKIDCVDEAELCKEHGIEGYPTLKVFRGLEQVSPYTGQRKAGGITSYMVKQSLPAVSVLTKDTVEDFKTADKVVLVAYIAADDKASNETFTSVADELRDTYLFGGVNDAAVAEAEGVKFPSIVLYKSFDEGKNVFAEKFDAEAIKSFASVAATPLVGEVGPETYAGYMSAGIPLAYIFAETPEEREELSKSLKPIAEKYKGKINFATIDASSFGSHAGNINLKTDKFPAFAIHDIEKNQKFPFDQEKELKEKDVAKFVDNFAAGKIEPSIKSEPIPETQDDAVYTVVAHTYNDIVLDDSKDVLVEFYAPWCGHCKALAPKYEELASLYVNSEFKDKIVIAKVDATNNDVPDEIQGFPTIKLYPAGDKKNPVTYSGARTVEDFVKFIEENGKYKATVKVPEPPVEETTSEEKKVEDEHDEL